The following coding sequences lie in one Capnocytophaga stomatis genomic window:
- a CDS encoding KdsC family phosphatase: MEAKSYKEYLKNITTFVFDIDGVLTNAQVLVTNEGELLRSMSVKDGFVMKLALDKGYNMCIITGGNNQGAKKRLEDLGISDVFMKRHQKLDTFLEYQQSKGLKKEEILYMGDDILDIPPMKHSGLATCPQDAAPEVKAIADYVSHLKGGEGCVRDVITQVLKVRGDWEF; encoded by the coding sequence ATGGAAGCAAAAAGCTATAAGGAGTATTTGAAAAACATCACAACTTTTGTATTTGATATAGATGGAGTACTGACAAACGCTCAAGTTTTGGTAACAAATGAAGGAGAATTATTACGAAGTATGAGCGTAAAAGATGGTTTTGTGATGAAATTGGCATTGGATAAGGGATATAATATGTGTATCATCACCGGAGGAAACAACCAAGGAGCCAAAAAAAGGCTCGAAGATTTAGGAATTAGTGATGTTTTTATGAAAAGACATCAAAAATTGGATACTTTTTTGGAATATCAGCAGTCAAAAGGGTTAAAAAAGGAAGAAATATTATATATGGGCGATGATATATTGGATATTCCGCCAATGAAACACTCCGGTTTAGCTACTTGTCCGCAAGATGCAGCTCCTGAAGTGAAAGCCATAGCGGATTATGTTTCTCATTTGAAGGGTGGGGAAGGATGCGTCCGAGATGTTATTACCCAAGTGTTAAAAGTACGTGGCGATTGGGAGTTTTAA
- a CDS encoding Rossmann-like and DUF2520 domain-containing protein — MKGNSQKLSLSIVGGGNVAFHLMNIFYNNDKIEVKQLCNRSCFTSHFEQFAVEKITNVSLLKPVDICIIAVKDSAISEVSEKLPFSGNLVVHTSGNTDIDVLSGKNRKGVFYPLQSFSKDIPVDFQEVPICIEAQDLADLEVLRILAESVTSKVYEINGFQRKILHISAVMMNNFTNHLIGISKEICEENKVPFEILKPLLAKTFEKIQKTEPFEAQTGPARRDDRQTIENHLALLSGNRKEIYKTITNSILETYGSKKL, encoded by the coding sequence ATGAAAGGAAACAGTCAAAAATTATCATTAAGTATAGTAGGAGGCGGAAATGTAGCTTTTCACTTAATGAATATTTTTTACAATAATGATAAAATTGAAGTGAAGCAACTTTGTAATAGAAGCTGCTTCACTTCTCATTTTGAGCAATTTGCAGTGGAAAAAATTACAAATGTTTCATTGTTAAAACCCGTTGACATTTGTATAATTGCTGTGAAAGATTCGGCTATTTCTGAAGTATCTGAAAAGTTACCTTTTTCAGGAAATTTGGTAGTTCATACTTCAGGAAACACAGATATTGATGTTTTAAGTGGTAAAAACAGAAAGGGTGTTTTCTATCCACTGCAATCTTTTTCTAAAGATATACCTGTTGATTTTCAAGAAGTTCCAATTTGTATCGAAGCTCAGGATTTAGCTGATTTAGAGGTTTTACGCATTTTGGCAGAATCCGTAACGAGTAAAGTTTACGAAATAAACGGTTTTCAGAGAAAAATTTTACATATTTCAGCGGTAATGATGAATAATTTTACGAATCATTTAATCGGAATTAGTAAGGAAATATGTGAAGAGAATAAAGTTCCTTTTGAAATTCTGAAACCTTTATTGGCAAAAACTTTTGAGAAAATTCAGAAAACAGAACCTTTTGAAGCCCAAACAGGTCCGGCAAGGCGTGATGACCGTCAAACCATTGAAAATCATTTGGCTCTTTTAAGTGGAAATCGGAAAGAAATTTATAAAACAATAACAAATTCAATATTAGAAACATATGGAAGCAAAAAGCTATAA
- a CDS encoding helicase HerA-like domain-containing protein, which translates to MSKIESFKETITNGYVCKGDYITLGGAMYEGQPIENVLVNLPLKTLNRHGLIAGATGTGKTKTLQVIAENLSKNGVPVLLMDLKGDLSGLAEAGEEKSFITERHKKIGIPYASQGFPVELLTISEQKGARMRATVSEFGSVLLSRILDLSDVQEGVLAVIFKYCDDHGYPLLDLKDLKKILQFATEEGKADFEKEYGAIAKTSTSAILRKIVELEHQGAELFFGERSFEPSDLLRTNSKGEGYVNIIRLTDIQDRPKMFSTFMLSLLAEIYSTFPEEGDLQKPKLVIFIDEAHLIFSEASKTLLNQLENIVKLIRSKGVGLIFCTQNPTDVPDAVLSQLGMKVQHALRAFTAKDRKAIKLTAENYPVSDFYNTAEVLTSLGTGEAFVTVLNEKGIPTPLVATMLRAPMSRMDILSENEINALVNRSELVRKYNEVIDRESAYELLNKKISEIQAQQVKEKEEEQQQKQKQTQPRQARTTKQSTAQNPILKMVTSATFIRGVFGVLNKVMKK; encoded by the coding sequence ATGAGTAAAATAGAATCTTTTAAAGAAACCATAACCAACGGATATGTTTGCAAAGGGGATTATATTACATTAGGAGGGGCTATGTATGAAGGTCAACCTATTGAAAACGTATTAGTTAATCTTCCTTTAAAGACGCTTAATCGCCACGGACTCATAGCAGGAGCAACGGGTACGGGAAAAACCAAAACCTTGCAAGTAATCGCCGAAAATTTGTCTAAAAACGGAGTTCCTGTACTTTTGATGGACTTGAAAGGAGATTTGAGCGGTTTGGCAGAAGCAGGCGAAGAAAAATCATTTATCACAGAACGTCACAAAAAAATAGGAATTCCGTATGCTTCACAAGGATTTCCTGTGGAATTATTAACAATTTCGGAGCAGAAAGGAGCCAGAATGCGAGCTACGGTTTCCGAATTTGGTTCGGTGTTGCTTTCTCGTATTTTGGATTTGAGCGATGTACAAGAAGGCGTGTTGGCAGTGATTTTCAAATATTGCGACGACCACGGTTATCCTTTGCTGGATTTGAAAGATTTAAAAAAGATATTACAATTTGCCACTGAAGAAGGCAAGGCCGATTTTGAAAAAGAATACGGAGCGATTGCAAAAACTTCAACCAGTGCAATTTTAAGGAAAATAGTTGAATTAGAGCATCAAGGAGCTGAGTTGTTTTTTGGAGAACGAAGCTTTGAACCATCTGATTTACTGAGAACTAACAGCAAAGGGGAGGGGTATGTGAATATTATTCGCCTAACGGATATTCAAGACCGTCCGAAAATGTTTTCAACTTTTATGTTAAGTCTGCTGGCCGAAATTTATTCTACTTTTCCGGAAGAAGGAGATTTGCAAAAACCGAAATTGGTGATTTTCATCGATGAAGCCCACTTGATTTTCAGTGAAGCATCAAAAACGTTGCTAAATCAGTTGGAAAATATCGTGAAACTAATTCGTTCTAAAGGAGTTGGACTTATTTTCTGTACACAAAACCCAACCGATGTTCCTGATGCCGTTCTTTCACAATTGGGAATGAAAGTTCAACACGCACTCAGGGCTTTCACCGCGAAGGACAGAAAAGCCATCAAACTCACAGCCGAAAACTACCCTGTATCAGACTTTTACAATACAGCGGAAGTACTAACATCTCTGGGCACGGGAGAGGCTTTTGTAACTGTTTTGAACGAAAAAGGAATTCCTACTCCGTTGGTAGCCACTATGTTAAGAGCTCCAATGAGCCGAATGGATATTCTGTCCGAAAATGAAATAAACGCTCTTGTAAATCGCTCTGAATTAGTTCGAAAATATAACGAAGTGATAGACAGAGAGAGTGCCTACGAGCTGTTAAATAAGAAAATTTCAGAAATTCAAGCTCAGCAAGTTAAGGAGAAAGAAGAGGAGCAACAACAGAAACAAAAACAAACCCAACCACGACAAGCACGAACAACAAAGCAAAGTACGGCTCAAAATCCGATATTAAAAATGGTGACGAGTGCTACATTTATTCGTGGTGTTTTTGGAGTTTTGAATAAAGTAATGAAGAAATAA
- a CDS encoding phosphatase PAP2 family protein, producing the protein MLEYIIEKDKELFLYLNGLGSEHWDSFWLFVSHKLSALPLYVLLLFFCLKYFKWKKTAIILVCIALMILATDQLANLFKYGFERLRPCHDETLISQMRSVICGGKFGYFSAHAASSMAVAVFFSSIFRRRMKWLPFVLFSWSFLVGYSRIYLGVHFPGDVVTGFILGGALGYLFYKIAFGKILKEQVL; encoded by the coding sequence ATGCTTGAATACATTATAGAAAAAGATAAAGAGTTATTCCTCTACCTGAATGGCTTAGGCTCAGAGCATTGGGACAGTTTTTGGCTGTTTGTCAGTCATAAACTTTCCGCTTTGCCTTTGTATGTTTTGTTACTTTTTTTCTGTTTGAAATATTTCAAATGGAAGAAAACAGCCATTATTTTAGTTTGTATAGCTTTGATGATTCTCGCCACTGACCAGCTCGCGAACCTTTTTAAATATGGCTTTGAGCGATTGCGTCCGTGTCACGATGAAACATTAATTTCACAAATGCGTTCGGTAATTTGTGGCGGTAAATTTGGCTATTTTTCGGCTCACGCAGCCAGTTCAATGGCGGTAGCTGTATTTTTTAGTTCGATTTTCCGCAGAAGGATGAAATGGCTACCTTTTGTGCTGTTTTCTTGGTCATTTTTAGTGGGATACAGCCGAATTTATTTAGGAGTTCACTTCCCTGGTGATGTTGTTACGGGATTTATTTTGGGAGGTGCTTTGGGATATCTTTTTTATAAAATAGCATTCGGAAAAATATTAAAAGAACAGGTTTTATAA
- a CDS encoding TrmH family RNA methyltransferase translates to MKNEQILLSYLENFITEERKKRFSEILEYRTNHFTVAVEDVFQMHNTSAVIRSCEVFGVQQAHLIEQRFGKRLDAKIAMGAQKWVDTFRYDNTQDCMDRLREKGYQIVATTPHKDAYFLSDFDISKKSAFFFGTEKDGLSKLVLNQADTFLKIPMVGFTESLNISVCAAIILQQLTENLRKSDVSWQLTEEEKMAIRIDWTKKSIRSVDDVMKRFYEINP, encoded by the coding sequence ATGAAAAATGAACAAATTTTGCTATCATATTTAGAAAATTTCATTACAGAAGAGCGAAAAAAACGATTTTCTGAAATTCTTGAATATCGAACCAATCATTTTACGGTAGCTGTTGAAGATGTTTTCCAGATGCACAATACAAGTGCTGTTATCCGAAGTTGTGAAGTATTTGGAGTGCAGCAAGCTCATTTGATTGAGCAGCGTTTTGGGAAGCGGTTAGATGCCAAAATTGCGATGGGAGCTCAAAAATGGGTGGATACATTCCGATATGATAACACGCAGGATTGTATGGATAGGCTTCGTGAAAAAGGTTACCAAATTGTGGCTACAACGCCTCACAAGGATGCTTACTTTTTGAGCGACTTTGACATTTCCAAAAAAAGTGCTTTCTTCTTTGGCACGGAAAAAGACGGATTATCGAAATTGGTTTTAAATCAAGCCGATACATTTTTAAAAATTCCGATGGTGGGCTTTACTGAAAGTTTGAATATTTCGGTTTGTGCGGCTATAATTTTGCAACAACTCACTGAAAATCTCAGAAAATCAGATGTTTCGTGGCAACTTACAGAAGAAGAAAAAATGGCAATCCGCATAGATTGGACAAAAAAATCCATCCGAAGCGTTGATGATGTTATGAAGCGATTTTATGAAATAAACCCTTAA
- the fbaA gene encoding class II fructose-bisphosphate aldolase — MAHNIKPGVAVGKQVQEIFQYAKQKGFALPAVNVVSSNTINSVMEAAKEMNAPVIIQFSNGGACFMAGKGLSNENQRAAIAGAVSGAKHVHQLAELYGVSVILHTDHCAKKLLPWIDGLLDASEKHFAETGKPLFSSHMIDLSEEPLKENIEICKKYLERMSKMGMTLEIELGITGGEEDGVDNTDVDSSKLYTQPEEVAYAYEELLKVSPQFTIAAAFGNVHGVYKPGNVKLTPKILRNSQEYISKHYNVPQNTVDFVFHGGSGSTLEEIREAISYGVIKMNIDTDLQYAFTEGIRDYMKEKTAYLQSQIGNPEGADAPNKKYYDPRVWLREGEKTFIARLKKAFEDLNNVNTL, encoded by the coding sequence ATGGCACACAATATTAAACCAGGCGTAGCTGTTGGAAAACAAGTACAAGAAATTTTTCAATACGCCAAACAAAAAGGATTTGCTTTACCAGCTGTAAACGTTGTTAGTTCAAACACAATCAATTCCGTAATGGAAGCTGCAAAAGAAATGAATGCTCCTGTTATTATTCAGTTTTCAAACGGAGGAGCTTGTTTTATGGCAGGAAAAGGACTTTCAAATGAAAACCAACGTGCAGCTATTGCAGGAGCCGTTTCAGGAGCGAAACACGTTCATCAATTAGCTGAACTTTACGGGGTTAGCGTAATTCTTCATACTGACCACTGTGCAAAAAAATTGCTTCCTTGGATTGATGGTTTGTTAGATGCTTCGGAAAAACATTTCGCTGAAACAGGAAAACCTTTGTTTAGCTCGCATATGATTGACCTTTCAGAAGAGCCACTTAAAGAGAACATCGAAATTTGCAAAAAATATTTGGAGAGAATGAGCAAAATGGGTATGACTCTTGAAATTGAGCTGGGAATTACCGGAGGTGAAGAAGACGGAGTTGATAACACAGATGTTGATTCTTCAAAATTATACACACAACCTGAAGAAGTGGCGTATGCTTATGAAGAGTTGCTTAAAGTGAGCCCTCAGTTTACAATTGCGGCTGCTTTTGGTAACGTTCACGGAGTTTACAAACCTGGTAATGTGAAACTTACTCCTAAAATTTTGAGAAATTCACAAGAGTACATCTCTAAACACTACAACGTTCCTCAAAATACGGTAGATTTCGTTTTCCACGGAGGTTCTGGTTCTACTCTTGAGGAAATCCGTGAGGCAATCTCTTATGGTGTAATCAAAATGAATATTGATACTGACTTGCAATATGCTTTTACAGAAGGAATTCGTGATTATATGAAAGAAAAAACAGCTTACTTGCAATCACAAATCGGAAATCCGGAAGGAGCTGATGCACCAAACAAAAAATACTATGACCCTCGTGTTTGGTTAAGAGAAGGTGAAAAAACGTTTATCGCCCGACTTAAAAAAGCTTTCGAAGATTTGAATAATGTTAATACATTATAA
- a CDS encoding heparan-alpha-glucosaminide N-acetyltransferase domain-containing protein has translation MKNPIFRLYFIDVMRAFAICMMLQGHFVDGLLANEYRSPEYPIYSIWLFFRGLTAPVFFTVSGFIFMYLLAKEKTAGKTGWNHVRVTKGIRRGITLIITAYLLRLHIWSLFIGKIFPNSYMIDVLHCIGLSLLFLIAIYLFSYKKKPYVMPSILISFTLFSFLLAPVYLSQNYDFLPIALANYFTQANGSVFTIFPWFGYASFGAFVGVLFSMFKDNKHIYSYAIAFSVVFGLILSFGSQPFFNWIYSVTDSQLAFLISENTIFNRLGNVLLVFSIFMLLRDVIMSVTIRTIGQNTLSIYIIHYIILYGSFTGFGLYQYFHHSLNPYVVIPGALLFILVNIWLSFKYNQWKPFVVDRYEIIRNDLKEFLTEGYYLTVSFFNKLKSKILNFIFAFKRNS, from the coding sequence ATGAAAAACCCTATTTTTAGGCTTTACTTTATTGATGTGATGAGAGCCTTTGCCATTTGTATGATGTTGCAGGGGCATTTTGTAGATGGATTATTAGCAAATGAATATAGAAGTCCTGAATATCCTATTTATTCTATATGGTTATTTTTCAGAGGATTAACAGCACCTGTTTTCTTCACCGTTTCCGGTTTTATTTTTATGTATCTTCTGGCAAAAGAAAAAACTGCAGGAAAAACCGGCTGGAATCACGTGCGAGTTACCAAAGGAATTCGCAGAGGAATTACACTGATTATCACAGCTTATTTATTAAGATTACACATTTGGAGTTTATTTATAGGAAAAATATTTCCAAATTCTTATATGATTGATGTACTTCATTGCATTGGGTTATCTTTACTTTTCTTAATTGCAATATATTTATTTTCATATAAGAAAAAACCTTACGTAATGCCTTCAATATTAATTAGTTTTACGCTTTTTTCTTTTTTGTTGGCTCCCGTTTATTTATCGCAAAACTATGATTTTCTGCCGATTGCATTAGCAAATTATTTTACACAAGCTAATGGTTCGGTATTTACCATTTTCCCTTGGTTTGGTTACGCCTCATTTGGGGCTTTTGTTGGGGTTTTGTTCAGTATGTTCAAGGATAACAAACACATTTACAGCTATGCAATTGCCTTTTCGGTTGTATTTGGGTTAATTTTGTCCTTCGGTTCTCAGCCTTTCTTTAACTGGATTTACAGTGTAACCGACTCACAATTAGCTTTTCTGATTTCGGAAAATACTATTTTCAACAGATTGGGAAATGTGTTGTTAGTTTTTTCAATATTTATGTTACTTCGTGATGTAATTATGTCTGTAACAATCCGAACCATCGGGCAAAATACGCTATCTATTTACATCATACATTATATTATTTTGTATGGAAGTTTCACAGGATTTGGTTTGTATCAGTACTTTCACCATAGCTTAAATCCTTATGTTGTAATTCCTGGGGCTTTGCTTTTTATTTTAGTAAACATCTGGTTATCTTTCAAATACAATCAATGGAAACCTTTTGTAGTTGATAGATATGAAATTATAAGAAATGACCTTAAAGAATTTTTAACCGAAGGATATTACCTGACCGTTTCTTTTTTCAACAAATTAAAAAGCAAAATATTGAATTTTATATTCGCTTTCAAACGAAATTCGTAA
- a CDS encoding S41 family peptidase, whose protein sequence is MKVKTYIVPIVLGGVLAIGILLGKFLSDFYVQKLPPPVPVPVVNIDTITEESPSKAKLGKLIDYIEDEYVDKVDTDSIVDITVNGILHKLDPHSTYISKSDIQEVTENMSGKFVGVGVSFYMYKDSIAVIKPIEGSDAFEKGISLGDRILKANEDTLFGKGFSADKIRTILRGEINSETNLTVYRKLTDSLFTLPITRKYIPIKSIDRYYKLNDTLGYIRMNRFAETTHQEFTSALKQLGEINSLILDLRDNTGGFFNVGIQIADEFLAKDKMIVFTKNNRKEIEEVYSTEGGMFDNKSVFVLVNEQTASASEIVAGALQDNDRGVIVGRRTFGKGLVQSEMPLPDGSAVRLTTARYYTPTGRSIQKPYNLRNKRSVQIDNTKVADSLKFTTPKGKVVYGGGGIYPDVYIAMDMKPDMYMIHEILNSGLTNFFLFEYFDNNPEANEKPDKEYFVKKYKISKEMLTAFSKFLSKRKIFIDFRRNKDEISKYLKASLAEMWYDDNIAGVIQNQGDFYIEKCLYYYKGGEAPPAPVKKKTTTKKKKTKK, encoded by the coding sequence ATGAAAGTAAAAACTTACATAGTGCCAATTGTATTGGGAGGTGTGTTGGCTATAGGAATTCTCTTGGGGAAATTTCTTTCGGATTTTTATGTTCAAAAATTGCCTCCTCCGGTTCCCGTTCCTGTGGTTAATATTGATACCATCACGGAGGAAAGTCCGAGCAAAGCAAAATTAGGTAAGTTGATAGATTATATTGAAGATGAGTATGTTGATAAGGTTGATACGGATAGCATTGTTGACATTACGGTAAACGGAATTCTTCACAAGTTAGACCCACATTCCACATACATTTCAAAATCAGATATTCAGGAAGTTACCGAAAATATGAGCGGGAAATTTGTTGGTGTGGGAGTTTCTTTTTATATGTACAAAGATTCCATTGCCGTTATAAAACCAATTGAGGGAAGCGATGCCTTTGAGAAAGGAATTTCACTTGGTGACCGCATTTTGAAAGCTAATGAAGATACTCTCTTTGGCAAAGGATTTTCGGCTGATAAAATTAGAACTATTCTCAGAGGAGAAATAAATTCTGAAACTAACTTAACGGTATATAGAAAGCTGACAGACAGTCTTTTTACTCTACCCATAACGCGAAAATATATCCCGATAAAGAGCATTGACCGTTATTATAAGCTTAACGATACATTAGGATATATCAGAATGAATCGCTTTGCTGAAACCACTCACCAAGAGTTTACATCAGCACTGAAACAGCTTGGAGAAATCAATAGCTTGATTTTGGATTTAAGAGACAACACTGGTGGCTTTTTTAACGTAGGAATCCAAATTGCGGACGAATTTCTAGCTAAAGACAAAATGATTGTTTTTACAAAAAATAATCGGAAAGAAATAGAAGAAGTTTATTCGACCGAAGGAGGTATGTTTGATAACAAATCTGTTTTTGTTTTAGTTAATGAGCAAACCGCCTCGGCAAGTGAAATTGTTGCGGGAGCATTGCAAGATAATGACAGAGGAGTTATTGTTGGTCGGAGAACCTTTGGTAAAGGATTGGTACAGAGTGAAATGCCCTTACCTGATGGCTCGGCAGTGCGTTTGACCACAGCTCGTTATTACACGCCCACAGGTCGTTCAATTCAAAAGCCTTATAATCTTAGAAATAAAAGAAGTGTTCAAATAGACAACACAAAAGTAGCTGATTCTTTGAAGTTTACAACGCCCAAGGGTAAAGTTGTTTACGGTGGTGGCGGAATTTATCCGGATGTTTACATAGCGATGGATATGAAGCCCGATATGTATATGATACACGAAATATTGAATTCAGGATTAACAAATTTTTTCCTATTTGAATATTTCGATAATAATCCTGAAGCTAATGAAAAACCAGATAAAGAATATTTTGTGAAAAAATACAAAATATCGAAAGAAATGCTGACTGCATTCTCAAAATTTCTTTCAAAAAGAAAAATATTTATAGATTTCAGAAGAAATAAAGATGAAATTTCAAAATATTTGAAAGCAAGTTTGGCTGAAATGTGGTATGATGATAATATTGCAGGAGTGATTCAAAATCAGGGAGATTTTTATATTGAAAAGTGTCTGTATTATTACAAAGGTGGAGAAGCTCCTCCGGCACCAGTGAAAAAAAAGACCACAACTAAGAAGAAAAAAACAAAGAAATAA
- a CDS encoding protein-disulfide reductase DsbD family protein produces the protein MRKILTLLFSFIFVTLSAQVYDPVKWETKVEKVGDNEFYLISTATIQKGWKLYSQSIPPNGPVPTTFEYKSGSDFQLVGKTEEQGTVVKHDAVFDMEIGFFYEKAVFKQRIKTTKKLTTATGSVEFMVCDDANCLPPDTVDLEFVFSNGDATTTPTENSGQQAGLVTSEENTQMQSAIPTSTDGLESAKKVEKKADKSDANQGVGNKGLWSIFIISFLSGFAALLTPCVFPMIPMTVSYFTKQSKSKAKGIKNAIIYGISIIVIYVLLGVVVTGIFGADALNALASSVVFNIVFFVILIFFAASFLGAFELTLPSSWSTKIDAQADRSGFVGIFFMALALAVVSFSCTGPIVGTLLVEAAQKGGIAPIIGMFGFSLAIALPFALFAAFPGWLNSLPKSGGWLNTVKVVLGFLELALAFKFLSNADLAVTGHWFEREMFIAVWVAVFGTLALYLFGKIRLPHDSPIEKISVGRLSLGLLSLTFTIYMIPGLWGAPLNLISAFPPPQHYSESPYGVGYKKGVTSTQEATLPEGAHFFAPHDIITFDDYDKGLAYAKKVNKPVLIDFTGKTCVNCRKMEENVWTEPHVLEILKNEVVLVSLYVDDKRLLPESEVVESQIKPGKKLKYIGQKWSEFQTVRYKANSQPFYVLMNHDETNLVEPVGYTPDTEEYYNWLKSGLEAFKK, from the coding sequence ATGAGAAAGATTTTAACTCTTTTATTTTCATTTATATTTGTCACGTTGAGTGCACAAGTATATGATCCTGTGAAGTGGGAAACTAAAGTTGAAAAGGTAGGCGATAATGAGTTCTATTTGATTTCAACGGCTACGATTCAAAAAGGATGGAAATTGTATTCACAGAGCATTCCGCCTAATGGTCCGGTTCCTACTACTTTTGAGTATAAATCAGGTTCTGATTTTCAGCTTGTAGGAAAAACAGAGGAACAAGGAACGGTGGTTAAACACGATGCTGTTTTTGATATGGAAATAGGTTTTTTCTATGAAAAAGCAGTATTTAAACAACGTATAAAAACAACAAAAAAATTAACAACTGCAACAGGAAGTGTTGAATTTATGGTTTGTGATGACGCAAATTGTCTTCCTCCTGATACGGTGGATTTAGAGTTTGTTTTCTCAAATGGTGATGCCACTACAACACCTACAGAAAATTCAGGACAACAAGCCGGTTTGGTAACTTCAGAGGAGAATACTCAAATGCAGTCAGCGATTCCTACAAGTACAGACGGATTAGAATCTGCTAAAAAAGTAGAGAAAAAAGCTGATAAAAGTGATGCTAATCAAGGAGTTGGAAATAAGGGGTTATGGAGTATTTTCATTATTTCATTTCTTTCAGGATTTGCAGCATTGCTAACACCTTGCGTTTTCCCGATGATACCAATGACGGTGAGTTATTTTACAAAGCAAAGTAAATCAAAGGCAAAAGGGATTAAAAATGCAATTATTTATGGTATATCAATCATCGTAATTTACGTATTATTGGGTGTTGTTGTAACAGGAATTTTTGGAGCAGATGCACTCAATGCTTTGGCGAGTAGCGTTGTGTTTAACATAGTTTTCTTTGTTATTTTGATTTTCTTTGCAGCTTCGTTTTTAGGAGCTTTTGAACTTACTTTGCCAAGTTCTTGGAGTACAAAGATAGATGCTCAGGCTGACCGTAGTGGATTTGTAGGTATTTTCTTTATGGCTTTGGCTTTGGCGGTGGTATCTTTCTCTTGTACGGGACCTATCGTCGGAACATTACTTGTTGAGGCTGCTCAAAAAGGAGGAATCGCTCCGATTATAGGAATGTTTGGTTTTTCATTGGCTATTGCACTGCCTTTTGCTCTTTTTGCGGCCTTCCCAGGATGGTTAAATTCTTTGCCAAAATCTGGAGGATGGCTAAATACGGTTAAAGTTGTTTTAGGATTTTTGGAGCTGGCTTTGGCTTTCAAATTCCTTTCAAATGCGGACTTAGCAGTAACAGGGCATTGGTTTGAAAGAGAGATGTTTATAGCTGTTTGGGTGGCTGTCTTCGGAACATTGGCTTTGTATTTATTCGGGAAAATTCGCTTGCCGCACGACTCACCAATTGAAAAGATTTCAGTAGGAAGGTTAAGTTTGGGGTTGTTGTCATTGACATTCACCATTTATATGATTCCGGGACTTTGGGGAGCTCCGCTGAACTTGATTAGTGCTTTTCCTCCGCCACAACATTACAGTGAATCGCCTTACGGTGTAGGATACAAAAAAGGTGTTACAAGCACTCAAGAGGCTACTCTTCCCGAAGGTGCACACTTCTTTGCTCCACACGATATCATTACATTTGATGATTACGACAAGGGGCTTGCTTATGCCAAAAAAGTAAACAAACCTGTTTTGATAGATTTCACAGGAAAAACTTGTGTTAATTGCCGAAAAATGGAGGAAAATGTGTGGACAGAACCTCACGTTCTTGAAATATTGAAAAATGAAGTAGTACTTGTTTCTCTTTATGTAGATGATAAGCGATTACTTCCTGAAAGCGAGGTGGTTGAATCTCAAATTAAACCAGGCAAGAAGTTGAAATATATCGGGCAAAAATGGAGTGAGTTCCAAACGGTTCGTTATAAAGCTAATTCACAGCCGTTTTACGTTTTGATGAATCACGATGAAACTAACTTGGTAGAACCTGTTGGCTATACCCCTGATACTGAGGAGTATTATAACTGGTTGAAATCAGGATTGGAGGCTTTTAAAAAGTAA